GATGTGAGTATCCCGCTTTGTGGTTGGGCTACGTCGTCTGTCGCCGTGGTCGAAAAATGGCTTCTCGGATACGATGTCCTACTGGATTATATCGTGGCGCTAACAAGACATCTCTGATTTCTAGCCTGAATCCTCTCGCTTACTCGACGATGACATTTACCAGCCTGGATATGGCTATGGGGcgctcaacaacaaccagcaGGGCAACCAACCCGACCCTGGCTACGTAAGGCGGGAGCGCGAGGCCCTTGAGGCGATCTGCCAACGAACGTCAGAGTGAGTTGTTCTCACCATCTTTACTTCGCTCGAAGCCAGAGAGAATGAAACCCTAACCAATACGCTGTGAAAAAGCTCCGTCATCGATATTTGGTCACtccaaccacaaccccaTCTCCAACCGCAAGCAACACTCCACAACTCcgtttcctcctcgtcctcaaaaGCCCGCGAACCCTCAGTCATAGTAACAACGGTCGAATCCGACGCACCGGCCGAATCGGCATCGACGAAACAGGGCGCTGTTCCGAAACACTGGGGCGAGGTGGTGATCAACCCGCGGAAAGGCAGACGGTCAAGACCAGGATCGAgcggcgacgaggacgacccTGCCAAAGATGTCTTTGGCGTCTTGAAAGTTACCTGAGGTGAAAAGTCAGGACACCCGGGCTTTTGATCAGAAGTCAACCAGCTCCATCATGGTGGTCGAGACGACACGAACACGAACGAGTTGACGAACAACCGAATTCGAATCTCGAATTCTAATTTCTGCAAACAAATCCGATATAGCATACACTCACTCCtttatttccttttcttttttgctctGGTGTCGCCGGTCGAGACCGGTATGTCTCTATTTTTGTCTCGTCTGTTTCGCCCTACTGTTGATTCCTCTCGCTTCTCGCGTTTCCTTCTATGACATGTTAGACATCATTCAGTTCTTAATACCCCCTGTTCCTACCTTATCTCGGTTTTCGATGTTCTGAGTCTGTTTTCATTGCGCAATTCGCATGCCGTGTGAGGCCTGCTGCTTTAATTTCCCAGGTACTATGCATGGAACGAGGGATACTGTATCATCTTAATGTACTATACCAGAGCTAATTGTAAAGATATGCTCACGAGTATTGTTCTGTAATAAACAGTTCATGGCATCTACTGCAAGAGCCGGAACCTTGAATCTCAAAGGGAGCAAGATCACTGAGGGGACAAGGTGAACGAATAGAGTGCGATCCAAGCAGGGACTTCCAGATAGAGAAAGGTAGCAGTGTATCCATTGAATAGCCAAATAATGATATgaatagagaatataaaaaaattaaaaagcCACGATATAGGAACCACAAAAGCAAATGATATGAACAGAGGAGTTGAATGCATTCACAAAACATGGTCCCCAACTCGCAAATTGCACCATAGCGTTGGCTTAACGTATAATCAACCCTGGATGTCAGAACTCCGTCGCAATAACGCCATAAATACTAAACCCTGCGAATTCCATGAGACCGTTATGTGAGAATGGAGACGTAATATATAACAGCGACTCCACGATTATTGTGGGAGGAAAGCAAATGAACTAGATGTTGGGATAGTTCAAACATCGTCCAGTCTCCCCGCCGGTTCCTCTCCGTCCGACTCATAGCTACCGGCAGAGCTCAATTCGTCTTCAGACTCTGTGTCTTCCCCAGCATCGTCCACAGCATCTTTGCTGGCGTATTTTGCCACGTACTCTGCAAGAATCATTAATATCATGGGTGTCGCTGTTGCAATTACGAAAAGGATTCCCACCTTTCACTTTAATTTCGTAGCTCTTTGGTTCCCGCATCAACATGGCAGCGGCTTCGCCATTTAAGGGGTCTGAAGGGTTGGGGTAACGTAGGAGCTGCGGAAGAAAAACTTCGAAAATATTGATCATGTCGTACATAGGAGACCATGTTTGGTTGATAACGTCTAAACAAACGGACCCGGATCTAAGAAAGGAAACCATTAGCGGCATAATCCAGAACAGTTTCGGGTTTAACTCACAACTCGTCAATGTTAGGATGGAAGATTCGGTTAACGAACCCGATGCTCGGGCTCTTGTATGGGTACTGATCCGGCAGCTCGACGTGGATCTTCCAATGGCCACCTTGGAAGGGTGCTAAAGAGTTGCTTTTGTCAGTTTTGCGCCACGGTCGTTGTTAAGTACGGATAAAACGTACTCTCCTCTGGGCCCTTGAAGCGCACGTAGAACTCTTGCCTAAAGAAAACATAATGTGTTAGATCAAGCCCTCACTGAGCAGCCCGTATGCAAAGCGGCGGTGAATCATACACTATGCGGACGGTTAGTATTGGAGTAGAAAATAGAAGTTCGAAATAACCCACTGTTATCATTGACCAATGTGACCTCGTAGTCACTCATCAACCTATAAGTAACCCATCAGTATCGCGTTGTTCTCATATCCGTCTCTAAGCGCTATCCCAATTCCAACTCTCTCGGGGAGGTCGGTAAGGTGTTGGGTGTGGAACGGAGGGCATACATCCTGCGAACAGTTAGCTATATCTGGGACGGAGGCTCGAAAAGTGAGGTATCGTACTTCATAACCTGTACAGATGAGATCGAGCGTTAGTCAACTTGCCAACTCATCGGTCGATCCGTAGCCGGAGGGGTACTCACATCTGTCTCAATTCTGCGCTTGGGGCTACTCATTTTGAACGTATTTGCGCGATTTGTATTTCGCGGGAAACAAAATGAACAGAGTCTCGGATCAAATGCTGTAGCTGGTGGATATCCAGAAGATCGACTCGGTAGCTGAGTTCTCAAGCAGCAGATCTCCAAGTCGGGGGCGGGGAAGTAGCGTAGCGGCGAAGTGGGCGGCAACCGGGCCGATAAGGCGAAAACGGGGATACGGACGCGAGGTTGAGAGCGATGGGAGATTGATGAAGAGCAGACGGTAGAGAAAGTGGACAATCTGGGGGTTCAaaggaggttgaagaagagtgaAAGGGAGGAGTGGAGTGGGGGACGACGATGTTGGACGCTGCGGGACGCCCAGAGGGTGCTCCTGTCTGGCCGATAACGCCCCCGACGGGCACCCAAAGTCACGCCAGGCTTCACGCAGTGCGTCAGGTGTTACAGACAACTCATGATCACTCTCACAGGATTCTGCAAAAGACTACTAGAAGTAAATTTACATTTCCTCGCAATTTTGGTGTTACTTTCGCGTCCTGGCATTTGAATGGCTCTGcaaaataataaaagtacaTGCATCGATCGCTGTCTTCAATCATCCGCGGGGGCAAGAGGACTGAAGTAGACTCTAAGTGCACCCTAGCACCTGCACCTTAGCACCGCGGAGTGGCATGGGCTTCAGAACTTTTCGCCGTGTCGCATACGGTGCAAGCACTTGTCTAGCCGATTCCGGGGTTTCTGTGAAGGCTCAGAGTGGGTTCATGATCGTCAGAGGCTTCAAGATGGATTCTTCAAGATTCAATCTTCATCCTTTGGATACTCTCTTGAAATGATGTCATCTGCCGCTGTTCTTGTGCAGTTCTAGGCCCGTGATTCGAGAGTCGGGCTGCTGGGTGAACAGTTAGGATAACAGATTTCGTGTGTCAAACATACCGGATTTTGTCCTGGAAGTTGATTAACCGTGTCCGACAGGCATTGTATTTGTCAGAGTGCCTTGTAGCCGTGTTGGGTCCCAATAATTGGGACAAAGATTCCGCCGCAAAAGGTGGTGCAAATGATGCCTCAGGCCATTCCCAGGCTGCATCTAATCTATCTCGACAGCATAACTAAGCTTCATCCATCACTGCCTCGCCGACTCGTAGGCCTTCCCAGACAAATCTAGTGAACTCATACAACCGGTTCCATTTACCTGGGCGCTTATTCTGGCAATATGAGCTCCCCATCTTCTCGGATCCCCTCGACTGACAACTCTCCGAACCCCAACCAGCGCCGACCATCAAGTCGGAGAGAACCCGCAGAGCAAGCATCTAACACCAAAAATGCACCTATCCCCGATGATGAGCATGGTGCAGACCTACCAATGACTATGTCTGCGTCGGTGGTTCTCACTAGTTTGCCACGCGATGCTCACCAAGCTTTGGCGGACGCCGAAGCCGTAGACACTGGTAAAGGTATCGCGCAGTCGACCCTGTCTCATTCTAAGTTGCTTTTTTCAGTTAACTTGCTTTTTACAGTCACCGTACGGTTTCAACCCCTACCTTCTGCGCCTATTCTCAAGAACCGGGTGTTCAAGATTAGCGCCTCGCAGAAGTTTGAGACAGTTGTCAAGTTTCTAAGAAAGAAGCTTGATTGCAAGGACGCAGACTCAGTGTTCTGTTATGTGAATAGTGTTTTTGCTCCTGGTCTGGATGAAGGTGTAGGGGGACTATGGAGAGTAAGTACATCTGATTTTTTCATTACTTCTGATTGGAAGGAGAATATGAGGATGTCTAATCACCGGGAATACAGTGTTTCAAAACTGACGACCAGCTGATTGTGGCTTACTCGATGACACCAGCATTTGGTTGAAGCGTCCATATTGTATACGAGATCATAATGCCGGCCAGCGCGGTTATGCAAAGAGCCGCAGTGAGACGCTTCATATTTTAGGCGAGGCTGGGATCACTGGAACAACAGTGGGTTCGTCCTTATTAAAGGCTATACCATCAAATTTAAAACCCCAGAATTGGCCCAAAGATGAAGGTGCCGACGCGGCAGTATTGCCGAGCACGCCTGATGAATGGAAGGGACTGAAGCAATTTTGCAGTCTATCATTTGTTTGATAGCCATCGGGCTGGATATCTCTCGATAAGGCCCTGAGGATATATAAAGTCGGCACATATTCCTACTACAAATTGAGAGTTAGTCAAGGATAAGCCGTCGGCAAAACATAATGCACATCAAACAAATCCCTATGTCTCTGCCAGTCTCCCCATTTACTTTTCCTTATGCGAAATATGATTATTCCCCCCATTACGATACTGCCGACTTACTCAAATATCTGCGCTTAACTTCGTTGGAATGTAGATCACGGTGAATCAGGCCGGTCCGGACTCGGATCTACTAGTACGACGTAGTGGTATCTCCGACTAGCTTGTCTTGATGTATGTCTCTTGTCCCAACTATATTGTATTGTTTGTAATTGTCTACATCGTGGCAATGTCGGTGCACGTTTGGCTGTCTCAACACGTTGTGGTGAGTCTTATGCGGCAAAGTATAGTACGTAGTCAATGTATCCGCTCAAGTAGAGCTAGGGAGAATTCTCATGCTATGTACTTAGAGGGTCGACGAGACAGCCACTATCTGTCGATGAACCTTTTACCCCTATCGAGTCATGGCATCAGATGCTGCGCAGATGTGGTTTCACAAGTGCGTCGTTTATTTTCCAGGCGACGCAGATCCATTCAGGATGGTCAGCACGATACGTAGTCTCTTCTGTTTCGGGTTGTTTCATGAATGGTGAAGCTGCAGGTGTCCAACTTTAACGGCCTCGTCCTAGCGCTGGAAACTCTTTCCTGCAGTGCCAAGCAGGCGTGTAAGTTGTTCGAGAAGGGTTTCGACTTTCGACCTGGTGGGTGCTTGGTGGGGAGGTAAAAGGGGGATTGTGGATTTAGTTTTGGGATAAGCAAGTTAGGCCAATCTATGTATTCACACGCCTAACCTTAATATGGGGATGAGTGGTTGCTGGCTTTCAAGGTTTACCAGAGTCAACCTGTAGCAGTGAAGACAGCCATGTTCTCGCCCTCATCGGCTGTGTATGATCATCCTCATTAGACAATTCGACAATTAATTTAATCCTTAATTAGCAGCTCCTTCCTTGATTTACGTTCACGTGACGGGATTCGGGCAATGCTTGGCAGACGCCAGCGACGCTTTTATTGCCTCCCCGTCGCGTTTTTTTTCGGCGCCTTCGAtcagcttctccagatccCCGCAATCGACTTTCTCACACAAACTTAGCCACAAATCTTGCCAGAGTCTATTTGAACGAGTCGCCTTCCTCACTGTGTCCACCTTATCCTATCAAATCTAGTCCACCGCCATGGCAGACGTCCGATCATTGCTCCGGAGCGAGCTTGCTTCCCGCAAGGGTACACCGCAGACAGGGAGCAACACACCAAACCGTGTcacgaagaaaagaaaagtagATCCGTCGGACTCGTTGACGCGCAAGCGAGTGAAGCAAACAGATGCAGATCAACTTCTCGCAACTGCCcaagctcgtcctccgaGCGCCCAGGTCATTGACGCGGATGACGACGAACCCTCGTCCGACGATGTCATGAAAACAGACACCCCAACTCAGCCCGAATTTTCACAGGAAATCGATGAGACAACTACACAGACCTTCGAGGCTCCCTCTATACCACCTACAGAGGCGACTGCTGAGCCTCAGCCGCGAAAtatcgacgaggatgaatggGCCGCTTTTGAGCGGGAGGTAGCTGCGCCGAGTCGCGTCCCACAGAAGCCTGCCGCGGTTGCGGCTGCCGCAACGATATCAGCTGCACCTGTATCTGCTGAGGAGCTTGCTGCGCTGcaggagagcgagaaggagtCTCTGAGACGAAATCGGGAagcggaggcggagggtgaGCGCGAGGACGCCGCTCGGTTCCTGGAGGAAgagtttgatgagatggagcaACTAGAAGAACGAGTGAAGCGGTTGAAGCATATGCGAGAGCAACTGAGAGTGAAACGAGCCACAGAGAGCGCAGAGATGGACGAGGCTGCGATTGCCGGAGCCGTCCCTTCAGAGCCAGCCGCGAACGCACCGGAGACCACAGCAGATGGTGaaaatgacgaggacgaggatgatgacgatgatgctgatTACGACTGGGATAACTGGAGATTTAGGTAATGCTAATAATGGCTGCGATGTCAACCAACGATAGGGACCGGAAAGGCGTCTGTTATTATTGATTTTTTTACTTTACAGGACGGTCATGGGCTCTTCTTATTTACACTGATACCCCATACTATATTTTGAAACCCACGAAATGCTTCAGTATCTCTTCGCGAGTCGAATAGCTGGCAAGGGCTGGGAGGCTGATAATCTTTCACTGCATTTGATTTGCGACGATGGATCCAGACCATCGTCAAAACTAGCACATGAACGCTTGATGAACGACTCAAAGAATGTACTCTAGTCATGACAAATCATGTACTCTATAGAACACAAACAGAACCCACGCTTACTTGGGCATAGACTGAAAATTTAGACTAATTGCTGCACAATGGCCTCCATGTTATGATATAGTATGGGTAGACTAAATAAGTATCAAATCCGCTATTCCGTATCCATCGGCTGGGTCTGTTCTGGATTCTGTGGTTCTAGATGACTGCGTAATCCACTCTTCCCAAACCTCATAGCCTCTTGAATCTCtgcctcgccctcctctaATAGATGCCTACCGCGAGCGAGATCGCCCTTCCGTCTTCGTTCATCTTCCTGGACCTGCTTTTGTCGCTCTGCGAGAGCCATTTCACGCTTCTCACGCTCTACTCTCCTTTTCTCTAATTCCTCCCTCTGCTCAGGCGTTATGTCTTCTTCAGGTGGTCCAGGCAGAGTGGAAATGAACGCCTCTATTAATGGGTCGCGCACTTTGGGAGACAATGCCACGTATCTAATGTCGGTTATGATGGCTGATGGGAGGGCTTCGAGGTTAGACGAGCGGTTCAAGTCGTGTAATGGTACTGATTTGAGCAGTGCAGAGAGATCGGATTTCCGAGTGCTCTCGGGCAGTTTCATTCGAGAAACGAGGTCACGGTATGACTTCTCCCGGTCCTTATCCGGTAGTTGGGAGTCTTTCATCTCAGACTCCTTCCTGTACTTCCGCTTGAACTCCGGCCAGTATAGCTTGGGTGTCGCGTGATCCTGGAGAAACGCGAGATATTTGATGCGGGggtcctttttctcttgcTTTGCCTTGCGCTCTCTGATTTCATGCATGCGATCTCGACCCCAGCTAGAGAATGCTTCACGGCGTGCTTTCATGTTTGGGAGGACGGTGTAGCGGGTATCCTCTATTATGCGACCCTCTTCAACAATATTCTCCCATGTTGAGAATGGATTTACGTTGAAATCATCCAGGAGATCACGGAATAGCGCTGTGGCGTCCTCATCTGTCAGCGGAAGCCCTTCAgcaccctcctcccagccttcctctccggGCTCGCCGTATTCCCCAGGATCAAGGCCATATTCTTCGCCCATAGCCGCTAATTGATattcgatatcctcttccgTGAACTCGACAGGTTGTTGGTTGTCTTCGCTGGTGGTTCTTTGCCGTTTGAACGGATgatcctcttctccttcactgTCCGTGACCTCGACTTCTTCGTACTCGTCGCTTTCTGCGCCCGCACCCTCAGCAGCTGCGGTTCCAGCCGGTTCGCGCTTgaaatcatcttcatcgccagccACTGGCGCTTTCTCGGTTTCCTCGACTGTTTCACCGCGTTCTCGTCGCTCTTTCGCCTCCCGCTCAAGACGGTCGAGTTCGACAACTCCCTTCAATACCTCTTGCGGAAACTTCCAGAAACTCTCGTTCGTATCCGGGTTATGAACGAATCGTCTTCCCAGCTTGGTCTTCACAAGCACCCATGGTTCGCATCCAGGAATGTTATGTTTCGATTTCGGCCTGTCTTCGGgtcctcggcggcggtcGTGATAGGATTTCCCGCCGCGGAATCCACCCCGAGGTTGATTGTAGCCCGGCGCGCCGAATGACGAGGCACCGTACCCCTGAGGCGCATATGGTGTTGATGAAAACGGAGGGAGTGTATCTGGAGTGAGAAACGGGGCATTGGCAACGGGGTTCGGAGCTGGCGCCGGAGTGAAAGTTTCTGTGCTAATCGGCTGCGGTCTGGTATATGTAGATTGCTTGGTCTGTGAGTTGTAGTAGTATGTGTGGCCTGTCAATTGTCAGATAAACCCAGTTGATTCGACTGTCGTATAAAGACAAACCTGTGGGAGCTTTATGCTCGGTCCACCCGGGCggtagaggaggaggagcggtATATGTGGACTTGAGCATTGTAGTTCATACAAAAAGCGAGGGTATTAAAAAAGCGATGGGGTCATGCAGACTTTGGATTGTCCTAAAAGTCGTTTGGATGAAGCTTTCCGGTTGGGCTTAGAAAAGGTGGTCCGAGCTTGGCGGACGCGCCAGGACGAGAGTTGCCTGCTAATTGAGAGCTCACCCCAACTGTCCTGCAGCTTGTTCCGTCACAGCACTCATCCATCTCCCTGCTTTCCACCACCTTCCTCTCTCGCATCTGTCGGTTTTTCTCGCAAGTTAAGAAATCAGATAACGCCGTTTATTTCGCTGCCTCTGCATTTGATTCAAAATGTCACGACGCTACGATTCCAGGGTACGTTAACTCCGACCCTCTTCCCAGCTGACAGCTCCAACTGACCGAATGTCGCTCGTTGCAGACCACCATTTTCTCCCCTGAGGGTCGGCTCTACCAGGTTGAGTACGCCCTTGAAGCCATCTCACATGCCGGTACCGCTCTGGGGATCCTCGCAAAGGATGGCATTGTTCTTGCtgcagagaagaaggtgacgAGCAAACTGCTTGAACAAGACACATCTGCCGAGAAGCTTTACACATTGAACGAGTACGCATGCTCTTCCGGATAATTTAAATGCGGGGTAATACATAGAGAGCTAATTCGTATGGCAGTAACATGATCtgtgctgttgctggtatGACCGCCGATGCGAACATCCTCATTAACTACGCCCGACAAGCCGCCCAACGCTACCTCATTACCTACGGCGAGGAAATCCCTTGCGAACAACTTGTCCGCCGTCTCTGCGATTTGAAGCAAGGCTACACCCAGCACGGTGGTCTCCGTCCGTTCGGTGTATCGTTCATCTATGCAGGCTATGACCCCCTTCGAGAGTTCCAGTTGTACCAGAGCAATCCTAGTGGTAACTACGGCGGATGGAAGGCGACCAGTGTTGGGGCGAACAATGCGAGTGCCCAAAGTCTTCTAAAGCAGGACTATAAGGAGGAGTGTGACTTGAAGGAGGCATGTGCCATGGCCGTCAAGGTTTTGAGTAAGACCATGGACTCGACAAAACTGAGCAGTGAAAAAAGTGAGCCAACCCTACTATATGTCATGGTCGACCCTGCTAATCATCTGCCCACCCCTGCTAGTCGAATTCGCAACTGTCGGCAAGACGAAGGAAGGAAAGATCTACCACCACCTGTGGAATGCAGACGAGATCAACGCCTTGCTGAAGGAGCATGGGCTAGCCAAGGTCGACGACGAGCCCGAAGCTGGCGACATAAAATAATAGAGTCACTCATTGCTGCTCTTGCCTGACCTAGATAATGCCAGCTGTTTCGTTGTTCTTCCACATCCAAACAAATATCGCCGAGACAATGTGCTTTTACATACTCTAGACACGTATATCCTTGACCTTTTAGCATCTTCCAGGAAACAAAGCCATTCAGGTTGTATATGTCGTCTGCTACAGCTGCATCTGAAGCACAACCAGCGTCGCCCACTGGTGACGTGGCAAGCAGCGACATCAAAATGAGCGCCAAACAATTTGATTCGCATGTTTGCTCCCATTTTCCGCCCACTTGATTGATTAAATAACTCTCCGTCTTCCCAAATCAATGGTCCACGTAGCTTGTGCAGCCTGTTACGTAGAATCCGGATGAGCTTGAAGTGTTGAATAATTTAGGACGTTGATGGGTGTCCACGACTATATATCTGATCGAGTATCCGCCATCTTGTTCTCTTGTTTTTGATCTTAGATTACATCTCGTGGTGTTATTCCACTAATGTTATTCCACGCGAGTCCGCTCACCCCCGGTCGACAGTGAAGATGTACTTGAGGGCTACTGAGCCCTTTCAATGTGAATGAGTCCTCAGATGGATCAACATATATGTTGGGTACTAGGTGATAAGTGAGCTGCTCTCTTCCAACTACCTGTCGACCCTATCATTCTTGCCTTTATTTAATTGCCATTAGAGTTTCTTCACGCCTGCAAGTACTTCATCAGAGACCCTGAATCATTCCACTAACCACTTGACGTGCAGCTGAGGCCGTTAAAGTCGAATGCAACGCCGAGCCGCTTACTAACGATGCGGGTACCGGATCATGTGATCGTCCTATGTTTTGGCATGCGGGGTTGACCGACGACAACAAGGCAACAACAACTCTCCGCTTCCTGGAATGTGTCAGGGAAAAGTACGGTCATACTGGGGGGCACCGTGAACAATTCGCACTGTGGTGCCGGTCTTTCAGCAAACCCCTTTCGCTTTTTGCCTTTGGGTTCAGACCGCCATGGCTACCTAGCGGTTCTGTCCTGGGGACCATCTGCTCGTTCAGGAATACAGGCGCTTACGGAGTTCCACCTTCACCCAATATGTTAGGGAATCACCAAAAATAGAAGAATTCATTGGATTATACGATCTCGTCAACGGTGGCAAACCGAACTTTTCCTCCAACCATGGTCGGATGTGTTTGGCTTGAAACTAGCTGGACATGACTGTGTGGCTGATGAGCTTCAGAGTAAGGTAACACATGGTATGAGACACACTAACAAACAGGAGCGCCATTGAACGATTGAAAGCGAAAACAAATGAGCATTACAAATGAGGGAATCAACAAAAATGAAACGACAGGAATCATCGATATTAGACCCGAAATTTGGGACAGAGCTCCTCAGCCACCGATTAGCCAAAAAGCTCCCAGCCTCATGACAGCGCCCTCTGTTTCTCCTCTCGCTCCCGCTGCAGCTGTTTGATCTCCCTATCAAGATCCATGACCATCTTCTGGGACTTGTCCATGGACGCCACAAGGGTGCTCCCCTCGCGTTTCCACCGGTTCAGTCGTTCAATTTCAACGCCACGTCGACGGTACTTGGTTTCGATTTTCTCGCAGAGACGGCACTTGGATGGCTCGATCTCCGTGGTATTCACCAGCCTCATCCCGCATGTCTCGCCAGTGCGGTATTCGTAGTTGCACCGCTGAGCAAAACTGGTCCAACTCCAGTCTCCGCAGGTGAATCTCTTCTGGTTGTAGAAACACATTTCTACAGAGCCTGTCAGCGATACTCCGCCCATCTGGGTCTTGATCAGGACTTACTTGTTGGTACAGTCGTCGTTTCACCTTTGTTCTCGGTTCTGATTGGCTGACTTAGGTTTTCCTACCGCCCAAGCGAATTTGATAGGCTAGGCTTGCACAATAATTCTTGAAGAATGTTGCAGGTTCAAGGTTGAAACGATTTCTTTCAGAAGGGAAGCAGTTATTGCTTGTTGTTTCTTATGGAGATATGTGGTCTGAAACAATTAAtgatccatctcatcaatcTCTGGGAGTGGATGGCCTATTTATGTCTCGTGAGGAGCTCCTATGTCACGGTCCACGGCCTCTTCGTTCTATCACCATTCGCTGTCGATCGAGTCGCTTTAGCATGCGACGGCTTATCGTCTACGGCATGTTCTCATCACATTCACATCACGTCCGTTGAATGTTTCTCCTGGGAGCCTAGTGGAGACACGAAATATCCACAACATTCCCTTTCTGGGTCAGTCGTAATCAGCGGACGCTTCACGAATGCATGCATCCTGCTGTCGTGGCAGCATGGTTTCTTCTCAGCTAGCCCGGGCATTTGAAAATCCCTCAGCCCGAGTCAATGATTCTCGCTTTGGGATGGTGTTTTGGAACGGTGGCCATGGATTTTCCATCGATCATCCCCGTTTCGTCTACGCATCTGCGTTCCGCATGAAGCCGCTTTTCGAGAACCAAACATCCTTCACACCTGATGGATCAAAGCTCCTGCATGGTTAGGCTGTTACCTTGTGCCAGCTGTCAAGCTGTCTTACATTGGAGCCTTCTTTTCCCCCTGGTCAAAGTTAACCTTGCATTCAATTGGAAGTGAAAAATCAAAACGGAACGGAACTAGAAAAAGACTGACAAGAGCAAATGAGGAGACCACCAATCAAGATGAACGAGGAAATGAATTCTGAGAAGCGGGGCTCATCAAAAGATAAAATTCAAAAACAATGAACAATTTTACAAGTTGTTTATTGCTTTCCGCATGAGCATGATCAGCGTGCTATCCCGGCCCAACCTTTCAGGTACCCTACCACCCTACTAGGTTATCTGAATCTTCACTCACAGCCAATTGGTTTGGAAA
Above is a window of Aspergillus puulaauensis MK2 DNA, chromosome 2, nearly complete sequence DNA encoding:
- a CDS encoding uncharacterized protein (COG:S;~EggNog:ENOG410PR5P), which gives rise to MCFYNQKRFTCGDWSWTSFAQRCNYEYRTGETCGMRLVNTTEIEPSKCRLCEKIETKYRRRGVEIERLNRWKREGSTLVASMDKSQKMVMDLDREIKQLQREREEKQRALS
- the pre9 gene encoding proteasome core particle subunit alpha 3 (COG:O;~EggNog:ENOG410PIQW;~InterPro:IPR029055,IPR016050,IPR034647,IPR001353, IPR023332,IPR000426;~MEROPS:MER0000554;~PFAM:PF00227,PF10584;~go_component: GO:0005839 - proteasome core complex [Evidence IEA];~go_component: GO:0019773 - proteasome core complex, alpha-subunit complex [Evidence IEA];~go_function: GO:0004298 - threonine-type endopeptidase activity [Evidence IEA];~go_process: GO:0006511 - ubiquitin-dependent protein catabolic process [Evidence IEA];~go_process: GO:0051603 - proteolysis involved in cellular protein catabolic process [Evidence IEA]) — translated: MSRRYDSRTTIFSPEGRLYQVEYALEAISHAGTALGILAKDGIVLAAEKKVTSKLLEQDTSAEKLYTLNDNMICAVAGMTADANILINYARQAAQRYLITYGEEIPCEQLVRRLCDLKQGYTQHGGLRPFGVSFIYAGYDPLREFQLYQSNPSGNYGGWKATSVGANNASAQSLLKQDYKEECDLKEACAMAVKVLSKTMDSTKLSSEKIEFATVGKTKEGKIYHHLWNADEINALLKEHGLAKVDDEPEAGDIK